One genomic window of Pseudomonas chlororaphis subsp. piscium includes the following:
- the msbA gene encoding lipid A export permease/ATP-binding protein MsbA — MSEAPPKAEQDSSLKIYFRLLGYVKPYIGIFLLSIVGFVIFASTQPMLAGILKYFVDGLSNPEAVLFPNVPYLRDLQLLMAVPLLIILIAAWQGLGSFLGNYYLAKVSLGLVHDLRVELFNKLLVLPNRYFDTHNSGHLISRITFNVTMVTGAATDAIKVVIREGLTVVFLFIYLLWMNWKLTLVMLAILPLIAIMVGSTSKKFRKQSKKIQVAMGDVTHVASETIQGYRVVRSFGGESYEQQRFVDASQSNTDKQLRMTKTGAVYTPMLQLVIYSAMAVLMFLVLFLRGDATAGDLVAYITAAGLLPKPIRQLSEVSSTIQKGVAGAESIFEQLDVEPEVDRGQVERERIEGRLDVRNLSFTYPGTEREVLKDISFSAAPGQMIALVGRSGSGKSTLASLIPRFYHHETGQIFLDDVEIEDYRLRNLRRHVAQVTQHVTLFNDSVAANIAYGDLAGAPREDIEKAAADAYAMDFISQLPEGLDTQVGENGVLLSGGQRQRLAIARALLKNAPLLILDEATSALDTESERHIQAALDKVMKGRTTLVIAHRLSTIEKADLILVMDQGRIVERGTHVDLLAQNGYYSRLHAMGLDEPASEGIA, encoded by the coding sequence ATGAGTGAAGCACCGCCCAAAGCGGAACAGGATTCCAGCCTGAAAATCTATTTCCGGCTGTTGGGGTATGTAAAACCCTACATAGGCATTTTCCTGCTGAGTATCGTGGGCTTCGTGATATTTGCTTCCACCCAGCCGATGCTGGCGGGCATTCTCAAATATTTCGTCGACGGTTTGAGCAATCCCGAAGCGGTGCTCTTCCCCAACGTCCCCTATCTGCGCGACTTGCAGCTATTGATGGCGGTGCCGCTGCTGATCATCCTGATCGCGGCCTGGCAGGGGCTCGGCTCCTTCCTCGGCAACTACTACCTGGCGAAGGTTTCCCTGGGTCTGGTACATGACCTGCGGGTCGAGCTGTTCAACAAGCTGCTGGTCCTGCCGAACCGCTATTTCGATACCCATAACTCCGGGCATCTGATTTCCCGCATCACCTTCAACGTCACCATGGTCACCGGTGCCGCCACCGACGCCATCAAGGTGGTGATTCGCGAAGGCCTGACGGTGGTGTTCCTGTTCATCTACCTGTTGTGGATGAACTGGAAGCTGACCCTGGTGATGCTGGCGATCCTGCCGTTGATTGCGATCATGGTCGGCAGTACCAGCAAGAAATTCCGCAAGCAGAGCAAGAAGATCCAGGTAGCGATGGGCGATGTGACCCATGTGGCTTCCGAGACCATTCAAGGCTATCGCGTGGTTCGCAGCTTCGGCGGCGAAAGCTATGAGCAGCAGCGTTTCGTCGACGCCAGCCAGAGCAACACCGACAAACAGCTGCGCATGACCAAGACCGGCGCGGTCTACACGCCGATGTTGCAGTTGGTGATCTACTCCGCCATGGCGGTGCTGATGTTCCTGGTGCTGTTCCTGCGTGGCGATGCTACCGCGGGCGACCTGGTGGCCTATATCACCGCGGCGGGCCTGTTGCCCAAGCCGATTCGCCAGCTCTCGGAAGTCAGTTCGACCATCCAGAAAGGCGTGGCGGGCGCGGAAAGCATCTTCGAGCAGTTGGACGTCGAGCCTGAAGTCGATCGGGGCCAGGTCGAGCGTGAGCGTATCGAGGGGCGCCTCGACGTGCGCAACCTGAGCTTTACCTATCCGGGCACCGAGCGCGAAGTGCTGAAGGACATCAGCTTCTCCGCGGCTCCCGGTCAGATGATCGCGCTGGTCGGTCGCTCCGGTAGCGGCAAGTCGACCCTGGCCAGCCTGATTCCGCGCTTCTATCACCACGAAACGGGGCAGATTTTCCTCGATGACGTGGAGATCGAGGATTACCGTCTGCGCAACCTGCGTCGGCATGTGGCCCAGGTGACCCAGCATGTGACCCTGTTCAACGACAGCGTGGCCGCCAACATCGCCTATGGCGACCTGGCCGGGGCACCGCGGGAAGATATCGAGAAGGCGGCGGCGGATGCCTATGCCATGGACTTCATTTCGCAACTGCCCGAAGGCCTGGACACCCAGGTCGGCGAGAACGGCGTGCTGCTCTCCGGCGGCCAGCGCCAGCGTCTGGCGATTGCCCGGGCCCTGTTGAAGAATGCGCCGCTGCTGATTCTCGACGAGGCCACCTCGGCCCTGGATACCGAGTCCGAGCGGCATATACAGGCGGCCCTGGACAAGGTGATGAAGGGCCGTACCACTCTGGTGATCGCGCACCGCCTGTCGACCATCGAGAAGGCCGACCTGATTCTGGTCATGGACCAGGGGCGGATTGTCGAGCGCGGTACCCATGTCGACCTGCTGGCGCAGAACGGCTATTACTCGCGCCTGCATGCCATGGGCCTGGACGAGCCCGCGTCCGAAGGCATTGCCTGA
- a CDS encoding aldo/keto reductase: MSQATLHDLHRPFGSTGLLVSPLGLGTVKLGRDQGVKYPNGFQIPDDTEARMLLKLTRDLGINLIDTAPAYGRSEERLGPLLRGQRQDWVIVSKVGEEFENGLSRHDFSAAHTRLSVERSLQRLETDFIDLVLVHSDGNDLHILEQCEVYQTLAELKQEGKIRGFGLSGKTVAGGLKALEQGDCAMVTYNLNEQNERAVIDYAAAHGKGILVKKALASGHVCLSPGVDPVRASFELLFDQPGVASAIVGTINPLHLAHNVATVAQVLRKN, translated from the coding sequence ATGAGCCAAGCGACCCTGCACGACCTGCATCGCCCCTTCGGCAGCACCGGACTGCTGGTGTCCCCACTGGGCCTGGGCACCGTGAAGCTCGGACGCGACCAAGGGGTGAAGTACCCCAACGGCTTCCAGATTCCGGATGACACCGAAGCCCGCATGTTGCTCAAGCTGACCCGCGACCTGGGCATCAACCTGATCGACACCGCGCCGGCCTATGGTCGCAGCGAGGAGCGCCTGGGCCCGCTGCTACGCGGACAACGCCAGGACTGGGTGATTGTCAGCAAGGTCGGCGAAGAATTCGAAAACGGCCTGTCGCGCCACGACTTCAGCGCAGCGCATACCCGCTTGTCGGTGGAGCGCAGCCTGCAACGCCTGGAAACCGACTTCATCGACCTGGTGCTGGTGCATTCCGACGGCAATGATCTGCACATCCTCGAGCAGTGCGAGGTGTACCAGACGCTCGCCGAGCTCAAGCAGGAAGGCAAGATCCGTGGCTTCGGCCTCTCCGGGAAAACCGTCGCAGGGGGCCTCAAGGCCCTGGAGCAAGGCGACTGCGCCATGGTTACCTACAATCTGAACGAACAGAACGAGAGAGCCGTCATCGATTACGCCGCGGCCCATGGCAAGGGTATTCTGGTGAAAAAAGCCCTGGCCAGTGGCCATGTTTGCCTGAGCCCGGGTGTCGACCCGGTGCGCGCCAGCTTTGAACTGCTGTTCGACCAGCCGGGCGTCGCCAGTGCTATTGTCGGAACCATCAATCCGTTACACCTGGCCCATAATGTTGCCACTGTCGCGCAGGTGTTGCGCAAAAACTGA
- the hldE gene encoding bifunctional D-glycero-beta-D-manno-heptose-7-phosphate kinase/D-glycero-beta-D-manno-heptose 1-phosphate adenylyltransferase HldE yields the protein MKLSMPRFDQAPVLVVGDVMLDRYWHGGTSRISPEAPVPVVKVEQIEDRPGGAANVALNIAALGAPASLVGVTGDDEAANSLSNSLEGAGVRALFQRIAHQPTIVKLRVMSRHQQLLRIDFEEPFATDALKLGAEVDQLLDGIKVLVLSDYGKGALKNHQALIQAARARGIPVLADPKGKDFSIYRGASLITPNLSEFETIVGGCVDEHDLVSKGAKLMHDLELGALLVTRGEHGMTLLRPDHPALHLPARAREVFDVTGAGDTVISTLAAAIAAGEELPHAVALANLAAGIVVGKLGTAAISAPELRRAIQREEGSERGVLSLDQLLLAIDDARAHKEKIVFTNGCFDILHAGHVTYLEQARAQGDRLIVAINDDASVSRLKGPGRPINSVDRRMAVLAGLGAVDWVISFPEGTPENLLAQVKPDVLVKGGDYSVDQVVGADIVKAYGGTVKVLGLVENSSTTAIVEKIRKTE from the coding sequence ATGAAGTTGTCCATGCCGCGATTCGATCAAGCCCCTGTCTTGGTGGTCGGCGATGTCATGCTCGACCGTTACTGGCATGGTGGTACCTCACGGATTTCCCCTGAGGCGCCGGTACCGGTAGTCAAGGTCGAGCAAATCGAGGACCGCCCGGGCGGTGCCGCGAACGTTGCCTTGAACATTGCCGCGCTCGGCGCACCGGCCTCGCTGGTTGGCGTCACCGGTGACGACGAGGCTGCCAACAGTCTCTCCAACAGTCTTGAGGGCGCAGGCGTACGCGCCTTGTTCCAGCGCATTGCCCATCAGCCGACCATCGTCAAGCTGCGGGTCATGAGCCGGCACCAGCAACTGCTGCGTATCGATTTCGAAGAACCCTTCGCCACCGACGCCCTAAAGTTGGGTGCTGAAGTCGACCAGTTGCTGGACGGCATCAAGGTGCTGGTGTTGTCCGACTACGGCAAGGGTGCCCTGAAAAACCATCAGGCGCTGATCCAGGCCGCGCGTGCCCGTGGCATCCCGGTGCTGGCGGACCCGAAAGGCAAGGACTTTTCGATTTATCGCGGCGCCAGCCTGATCACCCCGAACCTCAGCGAGTTCGAAACCATAGTCGGCGGTTGCGTCGACGAGCACGACCTGGTCAGCAAAGGCGCGAAGCTGATGCACGACCTGGAGCTGGGCGCCTTGCTGGTGACCCGTGGCGAACACGGCATGACCCTGTTGCGTCCCGATCACCCGGCGCTGCATTTGCCGGCCCGCGCTCGTGAAGTGTTCGACGTCACCGGTGCCGGCGATACGGTGATTTCCACCCTGGCGGCGGCGATCGCGGCGGGCGAAGAACTGCCGCACGCGGTAGCCCTGGCCAACCTGGCTGCCGGCATCGTGGTCGGCAAGCTGGGTACCGCGGCCATCAGCGCACCGGAGCTGCGTCGCGCGATCCAGCGTGAAGAGGGTTCCGAGCGCGGTGTGCTGAGCCTCGACCAGCTGCTGCTGGCGATCGACGATGCGCGTGCGCACAAAGAGAAGATCGTCTTCACCAACGGCTGCTTCGACATCCTCCATGCCGGCCATGTGACCTACCTTGAGCAGGCGCGGGCCCAAGGCGATCGCCTGATTGTGGCGATCAACGACGATGCCTCGGTCAGTCGCCTGAAAGGGCCTGGTCGTCCGATCAACAGCGTCGACCGGCGCATGGCGGTACTGGCCGGTCTGGGCGCGGTGGACTGGGTCATCAGTTTCCCCGAGGGCACGCCGGAAAACCTGCTGGCCCAGGTCAAGCCGGATGTGCTGGTCAAAGGCGGGGACTACTCGGTCGACCAGGTGGTCGGCGCCGATATCGTCAAGGCTTATGGCGGCACGGTGAAGGTGCTGGGGCTGGTGGAGAACAGTTCCACCACGGCCATAGTCGAGAAGATCCGCAAGACCGAATGA
- a CDS encoding O-antigen ligase family protein, whose protein sequence is MQATRWAQVWMTIGLLWFLLAIALAPTNKLYQQGLVAFLWLPAMILAWSARERLVEWWHAQRWLGLALLGLAIWGLISLLWTQAPDPSREAKRLLYIAVFLLFFPIFANARPERVIRVMQWGGLGLAVTALMAIIQFYWINGNVWWARLVGLGELAHPILGGYVIGLTAIWLLHWVPRTRGLQAVWLVALAVLGGFVVLCQSRGAALALFLTVLAMPIWCRDRASRIFAAAALLLAMLAFWFLEPLVLARGVSFRPQILMASLQMIAEHPWTGLGLGSSYNVSAEGFSFDHAHNLFTHIAIELGVPGLLLWIVAWFAVLREAWRARETLYGRGVIGIWLFSFLAMQFDAASLTGTPRAEWFISWLPIGLATVLVWARGGHTGCDKIPRSS, encoded by the coding sequence ATGCAGGCCACACGTTGGGCGCAAGTATGGATGACAATCGGGTTGCTATGGTTTTTGCTGGCCATTGCACTAGCGCCCACCAACAAGCTCTACCAACAGGGGCTGGTGGCATTTTTGTGGCTGCCGGCGATGATTCTGGCCTGGTCCGCGCGTGAGCGTCTGGTCGAATGGTGGCATGCCCAGCGCTGGCTTGGCCTGGCATTGCTGGGGTTGGCGATATGGGGCCTGATCAGTCTGTTGTGGACCCAGGCGCCGGACCCGTCGCGCGAGGCCAAGCGCCTGCTATACATCGCGGTGTTCCTGCTGTTTTTCCCGATTTTTGCCAATGCCCGGCCTGAGCGGGTGATCCGCGTCATGCAGTGGGGTGGGCTGGGGCTGGCGGTGACAGCACTGATGGCCATCATCCAGTTCTACTGGATCAACGGAAATGTCTGGTGGGCGCGCCTTGTAGGGTTGGGGGAGCTGGCGCATCCGATCCTGGGGGGGTATGTCATCGGTCTGACCGCCATCTGGCTGCTGCACTGGGTGCCGCGTACTCGCGGCCTTCAAGCCGTATGGCTGGTGGCGTTGGCAGTGCTCGGTGGGTTTGTCGTACTGTGTCAGAGTCGCGGTGCTGCCCTGGCCCTGTTCCTGACCGTGCTGGCGATGCCGATCTGGTGTCGCGACCGGGCCAGTCGAATTTTCGCGGCAGCGGCATTGCTGCTGGCGATGTTGGCGTTCTGGTTTCTCGAACCCTTGGTCCTGGCGCGTGGTGTTTCCTTTCGCCCGCAGATCCTGATGGCCAGCCTGCAGATGATCGCCGAGCACCCATGGACAGGTCTTGGTCTGGGCTCGAGCTATAACGTATCGGCTGAAGGGTTTTCGTTCGATCACGCCCACAACCTATTCACCCACATTGCCATTGAACTGGGAGTCCCCGGGCTGCTGCTCTGGATCGTGGCCTGGTTTGCCGTCCTGCGCGAAGCCTGGCGCGCCCGCGAAACGCTTTATGGCCGAGGCGTTATCGGGATCTGGCTGTTCTCCTTCCTGGCCATGCAGTTCGATGCCGCCAGCCTGACCGGAACCCCTCGCGCCGAATGGTTCATCAGTTGGCTGCCGATCGGTTTGGCCACTGTTTTGGTCTGGGCACGGGGCGGTCACACAGGCTGTGATAAAATCCCGCGTTCCTCCTAA
- a CDS encoding NAD(P)/FAD-dependent oxidoreductase translates to MPSVISTDVLIVGAGVAGLWLNARLRRQGFSTVLVESASLGGGQSVKSQGIIHGGAKYALHGALTGASEAIADMPRRWREALAGNGELDLSGVRLLSEAHYLWSPGTLAGNLTSFFASKAVRGRVDQVKGDQLPPALQDRRFKGKVYRLAELVVDVPSLIGRLAELGGDSLLAGQKIEPVLENGQLVGLRVDEREIRAQRIVLSAGAGNAELLSSLGLSQPAMQRRPLHMVIVKGPSLKPLYAHCLGGGPKPRITVTTHPAADGQWVWYLGGDIAEAEGVAREPAAQIAAAQKELGNLLPWVDLSQAQWATLRVDRAEPAQSGLTRPDNAFLAEQDRLLVGWPTKLALAPDFADRVFAALERDGIKPGPAAPLPVLPKPAIAQPAWEQLLP, encoded by the coding sequence ATGCCATCCGTTATTTCCACCGACGTGCTGATTGTCGGCGCCGGAGTCGCCGGCCTCTGGCTGAACGCCCGCCTGCGTCGCCAGGGCTTTTCCACTGTGCTGGTGGAGAGCGCCAGCCTCGGCGGCGGACAAAGCGTCAAGTCTCAGGGAATCATTCACGGCGGCGCCAAATATGCCCTGCACGGCGCCCTGACCGGCGCCTCGGAAGCCATCGCCGACATGCCGCGCCGCTGGCGCGAGGCCCTGGCCGGCAACGGCGAACTGGACCTGTCCGGTGTGCGCCTGCTGTCCGAGGCCCATTATCTGTGGTCCCCCGGCACCCTGGCCGGCAACCTCACCAGCTTTTTCGCCAGCAAGGCCGTGCGCGGCCGCGTCGATCAGGTCAAGGGCGACCAGTTGCCGCCAGCCCTGCAGGACCGTCGCTTCAAGGGCAAGGTCTATCGCCTGGCCGAGTTGGTGGTGGACGTGCCGAGCCTGATCGGGCGGCTGGCCGAACTGGGTGGCGATAGCCTGCTGGCCGGGCAGAAGATCGAGCCCGTGCTGGAAAACGGGCAATTGGTGGGCCTGCGGGTCGACGAGCGGGAAATCCGCGCGCAACGCATCGTCCTCAGCGCTGGCGCCGGCAATGCCGAGCTGCTGAGCAGCCTCGGCCTGAGCCAGCCGGCCATGCAACGCCGGCCGCTGCACATGGTGATCGTCAAGGGCCCGAGCCTGAAACCGCTGTACGCCCACTGCCTGGGCGGCGGGCCGAAGCCGCGCATCACCGTGACCACCCACCCGGCGGCCGACGGCCAATGGGTCTGGTACCTCGGCGGCGACATCGCCGAAGCCGAGGGCGTGGCTCGCGAGCCGGCGGCGCAGATTGCCGCCGCCCAGAAAGAACTTGGCAACCTGTTGCCATGGGTCGACCTCAGCCAGGCGCAATGGGCCACCCTGCGAGTGGATCGGGCCGAGCCCGCGCAATCGGGCCTGACCCGTCCGGACAACGCCTTCCTCGCCGAGCAGGACCGTCTGCTGGTCGGCTGGCCGACCAAGCTAGCCCTGGCCCCGGACTTCGCCGACCGGGTGTTCGCCGCCCTCGAGCGCGACGGTATCAAGCCAGGCCCCGCAGCCCCGTTGCCGGTGCTGCCGAAACCCGCCATTGCCCAACCGGCGTGGGAGCAACTGCTGCCATGA
- a CDS encoding glycosyltransferase produces the protein MSILNVMWAGGSAFASVHKVHQQILSQSEPGTVVKTWLLQGPSTGCVAEVGECREWNLSSARLKGKHFWRLLKPWLRARFRKALQESDAQVLLLDGLGVARTLLPVLKSLPHMRAVVVIHGSTRLHRKDQQLFRQFPASQLTLAAVSQTLASSLEYDLQMPVTALRSAFDPHEFNARLLPRAEARATLGLPADDVPVFGAVGRLVDDKGFACLLEAFAKALASRPEMRLVIIGEGSNRTTLEARINLLGLQDRVLLPGHLKHAAMLYKAFDWVAIPSLDEGLGLILQEAVMSGVPVLTSDLPVFREQLAGTGRYAPVNDIDAWQETILQALGLPAQSIAADQYAALAPDMAWQRFSQAATTLLSCRE, from the coding sequence ATGAGCATTCTCAACGTCATGTGGGCAGGCGGCAGTGCGTTTGCCTCCGTTCACAAGGTTCACCAGCAGATCCTCTCTCAGTCCGAGCCAGGCACTGTGGTCAAGACCTGGCTGTTGCAAGGCCCGTCCACCGGATGCGTTGCCGAAGTGGGTGAGTGCCGGGAGTGGAACCTGTCGTCGGCGCGTCTGAAGGGCAAGCATTTCTGGCGCTTGCTCAAGCCCTGGCTGCGGGCTCGCTTTCGCAAGGCGCTGCAAGAGAGTGATGCCCAGGTGCTGTTGCTCGATGGCCTGGGGGTAGCGCGTACCTTGCTACCGGTCCTCAAGTCATTGCCGCACATGCGTGCGGTGGTGGTGATCCATGGCTCCACGCGCTTGCATCGCAAGGATCAGCAGCTGTTCCGGCAGTTCCCCGCCTCGCAACTGACCCTCGCGGCCGTTTCGCAGACCCTGGCTTCATCCCTCGAATACGATTTGCAGATGCCGGTGACGGCCTTGCGCAGCGCATTCGATCCGCACGAGTTCAACGCAAGACTGCTACCGCGTGCCGAGGCACGAGCTACCCTCGGCTTGCCTGCAGATGATGTTCCGGTATTCGGCGCGGTCGGGCGTCTGGTGGACGATAAAGGTTTTGCTTGCCTGCTGGAGGCCTTCGCCAAGGCCCTGGCGAGCCGGCCGGAGATGCGTCTGGTGATTATCGGCGAGGGCTCGAATCGCACAACGCTCGAGGCCCGCATCAACCTGCTGGGCCTGCAGGACAGGGTTTTGCTGCCTGGACATCTGAAGCATGCGGCGATGCTTTACAAGGCATTCGACTGGGTGGCCATCCCGTCGCTGGACGAGGGCCTGGGGCTGATCCTGCAGGAAGCAGTAATGTCTGGTGTGCCGGTATTGACCAGCGATTTGCCAGTGTTCCGTGAGCAATTGGCTGGAACCGGGCGTTATGCACCGGTGAATGACATCGACGCCTGGCAGGAGACCATTCTTCAGGCCCTCGGCCTGCCCGCCCAGAGCATCGCGGCGGATCAGTATGCTGCGCTGGCCCCTGACATGGCCTGGCAGCGCTTCAGCCAGGCCGCCACCACCCTGCTGTCATGCCGAGAGTAG
- a CDS encoding toluene tolerance protein has protein sequence MQCSRLPQATLNQMIEGARILEADSYGPKVYLLQDGNILKLFRRKRLFSSALFRPYSRRFIDNAARLEQLGVPTLQVLDFYRLEQPGMTAVLYQPLPGETLRQVASKEGFDWQQSLPALVELIRSLHSSGIYFRSLHLGNIVITPDNRFGLIDVADMRFFRGPLPRHLVKRNLQHFARYIAREKLNGSFPIQALEQALLSA, from the coding sequence ATGCAATGCTCCCGGCTTCCCCAAGCCACTTTGAATCAGATGATTGAAGGCGCCAGAATTCTGGAGGCCGACAGTTACGGCCCAAAAGTCTACCTGTTGCAGGATGGGAATATTCTGAAACTGTTCCGGCGCAAGCGTCTTTTTTCATCCGCCCTGTTTCGGCCCTATTCGAGGCGCTTCATCGACAACGCCGCACGCCTGGAACAACTCGGCGTTCCCACGCTGCAGGTTCTGGACTTCTACCGCCTGGAACAACCCGGCATGACCGCGGTGCTCTACCAACCGCTGCCAGGCGAAACCCTGCGCCAGGTCGCCAGCAAGGAAGGCTTCGACTGGCAACAGTCCTTGCCGGCGTTGGTTGAGCTGATTCGTAGCCTGCATAGCTCAGGGATTTACTTTCGCTCGCTGCACCTGGGCAACATCGTCATTACCCCGGATAACCGCTTCGGCCTGATCGATGTGGCCGACATGCGCTTTTTCCGCGGACCGTTGCCGCGCCATCTGGTCAAACGCAACCTGCAACACTTCGCCCGCTATATTGCCCGGGAGAAGCTGAACGGAAGCTTTCCGATACAAGCGCTGGAGCAGGCCCTACTCTCGGCATGA
- the cysC gene encoding adenylyl-sulfate kinase produces the protein MNEPLSPHCPQADIRPCSLSLTAAERAALKRQRPCCLWLTGLSGAGKSTLANLLELRLSGQGLHTFVLDGDNVRGGLCRDLGMGAEARKENIRRLAEVARLMVEAGLIVIVSAISPFRAERAAARALFAVDEFLEVYVSTSFAACARRDPKGLYRAASEGRIRDFTGLDSPYEAPLYPDCEIDTETVGLACATDRLMALLLNK, from the coding sequence ATGAATGAACCCTTGTCGCCGCATTGCCCGCAAGCGGATATCCGCCCCTGCAGCCTGTCCCTGACCGCTGCCGAGCGGGCGGCGCTCAAGCGGCAGCGTCCGTGTTGCCTCTGGCTGACCGGTTTGTCCGGCGCCGGCAAATCGACCCTGGCCAACCTGCTGGAGTTGCGGTTGAGCGGGCAGGGCCTGCATACCTTCGTCCTCGATGGCGACAACGTGCGCGGCGGCCTGTGTCGTGACCTGGGCATGGGCGCCGAGGCGCGCAAGGAGAACATCCGGCGCCTGGCCGAGGTGGCGAGGTTGATGGTGGAGGCGGGGTTGATCGTGATCGTCTCGGCGATTTCACCGTTTCGCGCGGAGCGTGCTGCTGCCCGGGCCTTGTTCGCGGTGGACGAATTTCTCGAGGTGTACGTGAGTACATCGTTCGCTGCCTGTGCCCGGCGCGACCCCAAGGGTCTGTATCGGGCGGCGAGCGAAGGGCGTATCCGGGACTTCACCGGGCTCGACAGCCCCTACGAAGCACCGCTTTATCCCGACTGCGAGATCGATACCGAAACGGTCGGGCTGGCCTGCGCGACAGACCGGCTCATGGCGCTTTTGCTCAATAAATGA
- a CDS encoding sulfotransferase family 2 domain-containing protein has translation MLQRYLWKLLPKSQRAFLLGRLSVVDRQVVNKAMSANVRFPAPFRQHGCVFIHVPKCAGSSLCSALFDGWTPGHLPLYWYEQQFPQQFASSFKFAVVRDPLERAYSAYAFLRGNELSRRDQAAQRLVSHYRDFDDFVGRWLHPENIHKQLHFAPQTDFLVDSMGRLDMDFIGYQEHLQRDYQLLSEHLGVSRALPHLNESRQRHQAPARDFCSVRTRRLVRRAYQRDYEMLGYE, from the coding sequence ATGCTGCAACGTTATCTGTGGAAGTTATTACCCAAGTCGCAACGGGCGTTTTTGCTTGGGCGCCTGTCTGTGGTGGACCGGCAGGTGGTGAACAAGGCCATGTCAGCCAACGTCCGTTTTCCGGCGCCGTTCCGTCAGCACGGTTGTGTGTTCATCCATGTGCCAAAGTGCGCGGGCAGCAGCCTGTGTTCGGCATTGTTCGACGGCTGGACGCCGGGCCACCTGCCCCTGTACTGGTACGAGCAACAGTTTCCCCAGCAGTTCGCCAGCAGTTTCAAGTTCGCCGTGGTCCGCGATCCCCTGGAGCGGGCCTATTCGGCCTATGCCTTCCTGCGTGGCAACGAACTCAGTCGCCGCGACCAGGCCGCCCAGCGGCTGGTCAGCCACTATCGCGATTTCGACGATTTTGTCGGCCGCTGGCTGCATCCGGAAAATATCCACAAGCAACTGCACTTCGCCCCGCAGACCGACTTCCTGGTGGACTCCATGGGGCGCCTGGACATGGACTTCATCGGTTATCAGGAGCACCTGCAGCGAGATTATCAGTTGCTCAGCGAGCATCTGGGGGTGAGCAGGGCCCTGCCGCACCTCAACGAATCGCGGCAGCGGCACCAGGCGCCTGCCCGGGACTTCTGCTCTGTGCGCACCCGACGGCTGGTGCGTCGGGCGTACCAGCGCGACTACGAGATGCTTGGCTATGAATGA